One region of Streptomyces sp. CG4 genomic DNA includes:
- a CDS encoding SDR family oxidoreductase, whose protein sequence is MGVLTGKTALVTGASRGIGRGIAERLGRDGARIAVHYAGDETAAKETAAAIEAAGGSAFTIGVRLGAPGDAERLWQEFDRHADGLDILVHNAGIGTARPFTEIDEEEYDRLFAVNVKAPFFLTRLGTERLRDGGRVVNISSGLARTAAMPELMAYAMTKAALDVFTRDLSKTLGPRGITVNSVAPGIVDTDVNAAWLRASEEAWRGAAALSALGRVGTPADIADVVAFLVSEDGRWVTGHWLDATGGSLT, encoded by the coding sequence ATGGGCGTGCTCACGGGGAAGACGGCGCTGGTCACGGGCGCGAGCCGGGGTATCGGACGAGGGATCGCCGAGCGGCTCGGACGGGACGGGGCGCGCATCGCGGTCCACTACGCCGGCGACGAGACGGCCGCGAAGGAGACGGCCGCGGCGATCGAGGCGGCCGGCGGCTCGGCTTTCACGATCGGGGTGCGGCTGGGCGCGCCGGGGGACGCCGAGCGACTGTGGCAGGAGTTCGACCGGCACGCGGACGGCCTGGACATCCTCGTGCACAACGCGGGCATCGGCACCGCGCGGCCGTTCACGGAGATCGACGAGGAGGAGTACGACAGGCTCTTCGCGGTGAACGTGAAGGCGCCCTTCTTCCTGACCCGGCTCGGGACGGAGCGGCTGCGCGACGGCGGGCGGGTGGTGAACATATCGTCGGGGCTCGCGCGGACCGCCGCGATGCCCGAGCTGATGGCGTACGCGATGACGAAGGCAGCGCTGGACGTCTTCACCCGGGACCTGTCCAAGACGCTCGGCCCGCGCGGGATCACGGTGAACTCCGTGGCGCCCGGCATCGTGGACACCGACGTCAACGCGGCGTGGCTGCGCGCGAGCGAGGAGGCATGGCGGGGTGCGGCCGCACTCTCGGCGCTGGGCCGGGTGGGCACTCCGGCGGACATCGCCGACGTGGTGGCCTTCCTGGTCTCGGAGGACGGGCGCTGGGTGACGGGCCACTGGCTGGACGCGACGGGAGGTTCCCTCACCTGA
- a CDS encoding GNAT family N-acetyltransferase, with protein MDILIRPAEPTEHAELGEITAHAYLDDGLLDYGGTDPYLPALKDVAARAAAAEVLVAMAGERLVGGVTFVPSGGPVADIAGPGEAEIRALAVAPDARGRGIGEALVRACLDRARRTEGCTAVVLSSSRRMHAAHRLYERLGFVRTPERDWNPVPHLDDITLLTYELTLRDRRDTTSGGATTARH; from the coding sequence ATGGACATCCTCATCCGCCCCGCCGAACCCACCGAACACGCGGAACTCGGCGAGATCACAGCGCATGCCTACCTCGACGACGGCCTCCTCGACTACGGCGGGACCGACCCGTATCTGCCCGCCCTCAAGGACGTGGCCGCTCGCGCGGCCGCGGCCGAGGTCCTCGTTGCCATGGCGGGCGAACGGCTCGTCGGCGGCGTGACCTTCGTCCCGTCGGGCGGCCCCGTCGCCGATATCGCCGGTCCGGGCGAGGCCGAGATCAGGGCGCTCGCGGTCGCACCCGACGCCCGGGGCCGGGGCATCGGCGAAGCCCTCGTCCGTGCCTGTCTCGACCGCGCCCGGCGCACGGAGGGCTGTACCGCCGTCGTCCTGTCGAGCTCTCGCCGTATGCACGCCGCCCACCGGCTCTACGAACGCCTCGGCTTCGTCCGTACACCCGAGCGGGACTGGAATCCCGTGCCGCACCTGGACGACATCACTCTGCTCACCTACGAGTTGACGCTCCGAGACCGTCGCGACACAACATCTGGTGGTGCCACGACAGCCCGGCACTAG
- a CDS encoding diacylglycerol kinase family protein — protein MRALLVVNPAATTTSARRRDVLIHALASEMKLEAVTTEYRGHARDLGRQAADSDDIDLVVALGGDGTVNEVVNGLLHAGPDPDRLPGFAVVPGGSTNVFARALGLPNDPVEATGALLDALREGSERFVGLGLTSGTPGTIDEAVPDRWFTFNAGLGFDAGVVGRVEQQRERGKKSTHALYVRQVIRQYLGEPNRRHGSITLERPGADPISDLVVAIISNTSPWTYFGNRPMYTSPKASFDTGVDILGLRRLSTAAVARYGTQLLTSSPERGPHGRHVVSLHDQDQFTLHSKAPLPLQMDGDHLGLRTSVTFTGVRRALRVIV, from the coding sequence ATGCGTGCACTTCTCGTGGTCAATCCGGCGGCTACCACCACCAGCGCACGCAGGCGCGACGTCCTGATCCACGCACTGGCGAGCGAGATGAAGCTGGAGGCGGTCACCACCGAGTACCGCGGCCACGCGCGCGACCTCGGCCGGCAGGCGGCGGACAGCGACGACATCGACCTCGTGGTGGCCCTCGGCGGCGACGGCACGGTCAACGAGGTCGTCAACGGCCTCCTGCACGCCGGCCCCGACCCGGACCGGCTGCCCGGCTTCGCCGTGGTCCCCGGCGGCTCCACCAACGTCTTCGCCCGCGCCCTGGGGCTGCCCAACGACCCGGTGGAGGCCACCGGCGCCCTACTGGACGCCCTGCGTGAGGGCAGCGAGCGGTTTGTCGGCCTCGGCCTGACCTCGGGCACGCCCGGCACCATCGACGAGGCGGTCCCGGACCGCTGGTTCACCTTCAACGCCGGACTCGGCTTCGACGCGGGCGTGGTCGGCCGGGTCGAGCAGCAGCGCGAGCGCGGCAAGAAATCGACCCACGCGCTGTACGTACGGCAGGTGATCCGGCAGTACCTCGGCGAGCCGAACCGCCGGCACGGCTCGATCACCCTGGAGCGGCCGGGCGCGGACCCGATCTCCGATCTTGTGGTCGCCATAATCTCGAACACGTCCCCTTGGACGTATTTCGGCAATCGCCCCATGTACACGTCGCCTAAGGCCTCGTTCGACACGGGCGTCGACATCCTGGGTCTGCGCCGCCTGTCGACGGCCGCGGTTGCCCGGTATGGCACCCAGTTGCTCACTTCGTCCCCCGAGCGCGGACCCCATGGCAGGCACGTAGTCTCGCTGCACGACCAGGACCAGTTCACCTTGCATTCGAAGGCGCCTCTCCCCCTCCAGATGGACGGCGACCACCTCGGACTGCGTACTAGCGTGACGTTCACAGGCGTACGCCGTGCACTGCGTGTGATTGTGTGA
- the mctP gene encoding monocarboxylate uptake permease MctP codes for MKNGVNGVALGVFIFFFLAVTVMGFLAARWRRAENEHSLDEWGLGGRSFGTWITWFLLGGDLYTAYTFVAVPAAIYAAGASGFFAVPYTILVYPLIFTFLPRLWSVSHKHGYVTTSDFVRGRFGSRGLSLAVALTGILATMPYIALQLVGIQAVLDVMGVGGDSSSNWFVRDLPLLIAFGVLAAYTYSSGLRAPALIAFVKDGLIYLVIAVAIIYIPIKLGGFDEIFAKAGHALSQVNPVTGKPRGALAPPEAGQWTYATLALGSALALFMYPHSITATLSSKSRDVIRRNTTILPLYSLMLGLLALLGFMAIAAGVKVKNGQLAIPQLFEDMFPSWFAGVAFAAIGIGALVPAAIMSIAAANLFTRNIYKDFIKPDATPKQEAQVSKSVSLLVKVGALVFVLTMDKTVAINFQLLGGIWILQTFPALVGGLFTRWFHRWALLAGWAVGMAYGTVAAYGVASPTQKHFGGSAKEIPGIGEIGYIGLTAFVLNVVVTVVLTLILKAVKAPEGIDETKPEDYTADAGEPGVQKELTPTATP; via the coding sequence GTGAAGAACGGCGTCAACGGCGTCGCGCTCGGCGTCTTCATCTTCTTCTTCCTGGCCGTCACGGTCATGGGCTTCCTCGCCGCACGCTGGCGCCGGGCCGAGAACGAGCACTCGCTGGACGAATGGGGCCTGGGCGGACGGTCGTTCGGCACCTGGATCACCTGGTTCCTGCTCGGCGGCGACCTGTACACGGCGTACACCTTCGTCGCCGTACCGGCGGCGATCTACGCGGCGGGCGCGTCCGGCTTCTTCGCGGTGCCGTACACGATCCTGGTCTACCCGCTGATCTTCACCTTCCTGCCTCGCCTGTGGTCGGTGTCCCACAAGCACGGCTATGTGACGACCTCGGACTTCGTGCGCGGCCGGTTCGGCTCCAGGGGCCTGTCGCTGGCGGTGGCGCTGACCGGCATCCTGGCGACGATGCCGTACATCGCGCTCCAGCTCGTCGGCATCCAGGCGGTGCTGGACGTGATGGGCGTCGGCGGGGACAGCAGCAGCAACTGGTTCGTACGAGACCTGCCGCTGCTCATCGCCTTCGGCGTGCTGGCGGCGTACACCTACTCCTCCGGGCTGCGCGCGCCCGCCCTGATCGCGTTCGTGAAGGACGGGCTGATCTACCTCGTCATCGCGGTGGCGATCATCTACATCCCGATCAAGCTGGGCGGCTTCGACGAGATCTTCGCCAAGGCGGGTCACGCCTTGAGCCAGGTCAACCCGGTGACGGGCAAGCCGCGCGGTGCGCTCGCGCCACCGGAGGCGGGCCAGTGGACGTACGCGACGCTGGCGCTGGGCTCCGCGCTCGCGCTCTTCATGTACCCGCACTCGATCACCGCGACCCTGTCCTCCAAGAGCCGTGACGTGATCCGCCGCAACACCACGATCCTGCCGCTGTACTCCCTGATGCTCGGCCTGCTGGCCCTGCTGGGCTTCATGGCGATCGCGGCCGGAGTGAAGGTCAAGAACGGCCAGTTGGCGATCCCGCAGCTGTTCGAGGACATGTTCCCGAGCTGGTTCGCGGGGGTCGCCTTCGCGGCGATCGGCATCGGCGCGCTCGTACCCGCCGCCATCATGTCGATCGCGGCGGCGAACCTCTTCACCCGCAACATCTACAAGGACTTCATCAAGCCGGACGCCACCCCGAAGCAGGAGGCCCAGGTCTCCAAGTCCGTGTCGCTGCTGGTGAAGGTCGGCGCGCTGGTCTTCGTCCTCACCATGGACAAGACGGTCGCGATCAACTTCCAGCTGCTGGGCGGCATCTGGATCCTGCAGACCTTCCCGGCCCTGGTCGGCGGCCTGTTCACCCGCTGGTTCCACCGCTGGGCGCTGCTCGCCGGCTGGGCGGTCGGCATGGCGTACGGCACGGTCGCCGCGTACGGCGTCGCCTCCCCGACCCAGAAGCACTTCGGCGGCTCGGCCAAGGAGATCCCCGGCATCGGGGAGATCGGCTACATCGGCCTGACGGCGTTCGTCCTCAACGTCGTCGTCACCGTTGTCCTGACCCTGATCCTGAAGGCCGTGAAGGCTCCTGAGGGCATCGACGAGACCAAGCCGGAGGACTACACGGCGGACGCGGGAGAACCGGGCGTCCAGAAGGAACTGACGCCCACCGCAACCCCCTGA
- a CDS encoding TetR/AcrR family transcriptional regulator, with protein sequence MEGQGQTKEQVSTVKGRGRPRSFDRATALEKALMAFWEHGYEATSVSDLTRIMGIGAPSLYAAFGDKRTLFEEVVRVYSDTHGAFGDRAIAEEPTARAAVERMLREAAAEYTDPAHPYGCLVVHAATNCTSSEVERLLRERRNANIAALESRIGADIAAGLLPAGTDGAALARHTGAMIQGMSQQARDGAKRGELEALAEIAMSIWPRD encoded by the coding sequence ATGGAGGGACAAGGGCAGACGAAAGAGCAGGTCAGCACGGTGAAGGGCCGCGGCCGGCCGCGCTCCTTCGACCGGGCCACCGCCCTGGAGAAGGCACTCATGGCCTTCTGGGAGCACGGCTACGAGGCCACCTCGGTCTCCGACCTCACCCGGATCATGGGCATCGGCGCCCCGAGCCTGTACGCGGCCTTCGGTGACAAGCGGACCCTGTTCGAGGAGGTCGTCCGGGTCTACTCCGACACCCACGGCGCCTTCGGCGACCGCGCGATCGCCGAGGAACCCACCGCCCGCGCCGCCGTCGAGCGGATGCTGCGCGAGGCCGCCGCCGAGTACACCGACCCCGCGCACCCCTATGGCTGCCTGGTCGTGCACGCCGCCACCAACTGCACCAGCTCCGAGGTGGAGCGGCTGCTGCGCGAGCGGCGCAACGCGAACATCGCCGCTCTCGAATCCCGCATCGGCGCCGACATCGCGGCCGGGCTGCTTCCCGCCGGCACCGACGGCGCGGCCCTCGCCCGGCACACCGGTGCCATGATCCAGGGCATGTCCCAGCAGGCGCGCGACGGAGCGAAGCGGGGGGAGTTGGAGGCACTCGCGGAAATTGCCATGTCCATCTGGCCCCGCGACTGA
- a CDS encoding DUF3311 domain-containing protein → MSDTPEVRPPIVTPVRVIIALCLGAPFVALLWVGSYAKTDPAFIGIPFFYWYQMLWVLISTALTVTAYKLWQRDQRGRAAQKGGADK, encoded by the coding sequence ATGTCCGATACGCCTGAAGTGAGACCACCGATCGTCACACCGGTCAGGGTGATCATCGCCCTGTGTCTCGGCGCGCCCTTCGTGGCGCTGCTCTGGGTCGGCTCCTACGCCAAGACGGACCCCGCGTTCATCGGGATCCCGTTCTTCTACTGGTACCAGATGCTCTGGGTGCTGATCTCCACCGCGCTCACCGTGACCGCCTACAAGCTGTGGCAGCGTGACCAGCGCGGCCGTGCGGCCCAGAAGGGCGGTGCGGACAAGTGA
- a CDS encoding WhiB family transcriptional regulator — MDWRHNAVCREEDPELFFPIGNTGPALLQIEEAKAVCRRCPVIEQCLQWALESGQDSGVWGGLSEDERRAMKRRAARNRARQASA, encoded by the coding sequence ATGGACTGGCGTCACAACGCCGTTTGCCGCGAGGAAGACCCCGAGCTCTTCTTCCCCATCGGCAACACCGGTCCTGCGCTGCTGCAGATCGAGGAAGCCAAGGCCGTCTGCCGTCGCTGCCCGGTGATCGAGCAGTGTCTGCAGTGGGCGCTCGAGTCCGGCCAGGACTCCGGCGTCTGGGGTGGTCTCAGCGAGGACGAGCGCCGCGCCATGAAGCGCCGCGCCGCCCGCAACCGGGCCCGTCAGGCCTCCGCCTGA
- a CDS encoding PAS domain-containing sensor histidine kinase: MPSMNELVRQHTALDDSDLEWLHLLVSEWQLLSDLSFADLVLWVPTRDGTRYVSVAQMRPNTGPTSYQDDMVGHLVPRGRRPLLDVALDEGRIVREGDPEWREEVPVRVESIPVRREGRVLGVIARNTNLLTVRTPSRLELTYLQSASDLAQMIAAGSFPFPDQQVDMDASPRVGDGLIRLDADGIVQYASPNALSAYHRLGLAADLVGHHLGQTAAELAPTRGPVDEALVKLASGWAPREFEIEANDGVIQFRAIPLKPKGTRIGSLVLCRDVTELRRRERELITKDATIREIHHRVKNNLQTVAALLRLQARRIESERGREALEEAVRRVGSIAIVHETLSQNLDERVEFDDIADRVLAMVAEISPGKVTGRRTGRFGILDAEVATPLSMVLTEILQNALEHGFREGDTGTVEVSAVRGGTTKEARLLVTVQDDGVGLPEGFDPHRSGNLGLQIVRTLVEGELGGSFDMVPAPERGTRVILDIPVQAQK, translated from the coding sequence GTGCCCTCCATGAACGAGCTGGTCCGCCAGCACACCGCCCTCGACGACTCCGATCTCGAGTGGCTCCATCTGCTGGTCTCGGAGTGGCAGCTGCTCTCGGACCTCTCCTTCGCCGACCTGGTCCTGTGGGTCCCCACCCGCGACGGCACGCGGTACGTGTCGGTCGCCCAGATGCGCCCCAACACCGGCCCCACCTCCTACCAGGACGACATGGTCGGCCACCTCGTCCCGCGCGGCCGCCGGCCCCTGCTGGACGTGGCGCTGGACGAGGGCCGGATCGTGCGCGAGGGTGACCCGGAGTGGCGCGAAGAGGTCCCCGTACGGGTCGAGTCCATCCCCGTACGACGCGAGGGCCGTGTCCTCGGCGTCATCGCCCGCAACACCAATCTGCTCACCGTGCGCACCCCGAGCCGGCTGGAGCTGACCTATCTCCAGAGCGCCTCGGACCTCGCGCAGATGATCGCTGCAGGATCGTTCCCCTTCCCCGACCAGCAGGTCGACATGGACGCCTCGCCGCGCGTCGGCGACGGACTGATCCGGCTGGACGCCGACGGAATCGTCCAGTACGCCTCCCCGAACGCGCTGTCCGCCTACCACCGGCTCGGCCTCGCCGCCGACCTGGTCGGCCACCACCTCGGCCAGACCGCCGCCGAGCTGGCCCCGACCCGCGGCCCGGTGGACGAGGCGCTCGTCAAGCTGGCCAGCGGCTGGGCGCCGCGCGAGTTCGAGATCGAGGCCAACGACGGGGTGATCCAGTTCCGGGCGATCCCGCTCAAGCCCAAGGGCACCCGGATCGGTTCGCTGGTGCTGTGCCGGGACGTCACCGAACTGCGCCGCCGCGAGCGCGAGTTGATCACCAAGGACGCGACCATCCGGGAGATCCACCACCGGGTGAAGAACAACCTCCAGACGGTCGCCGCGCTGCTGCGGCTGCAGGCCCGGCGCATCGAGTCCGAGCGCGGCCGGGAGGCCCTGGAGGAGGCCGTCCGCCGGGTCGGCTCGATCGCGATCGTGCATGAGACGCTGTCTCAGAACCTGGATGAGCGCGTGGAGTTCGACGACATCGCCGACCGGGTGCTGGCGATGGTCGCCGAGATCTCACCGGGCAAGGTGACCGGCCGGCGCACCGGCCGCTTCGGGATCCTCGACGCCGAGGTCGCCACCCCGCTGTCGATGGTCCTCACCGAGATCCTGCAGAACGCCCTGGAGCACGGCTTCCGCGAGGGCGACACCGGCACGGTGGAGGTCTCCGCGGTCCGTGGCGGCACCACCAAGGAGGCCCGCCTCCTCGTCACCGTCCAGGACGACGGCGTCGGCCTGCCCGAGGGCTTCGACCCGCACCGCTCGGGCAACCTCGGCCTGCAGATCGTACGGACCCTGGTGGAGGGCGAGTTGGGCGGCTCCTTCGACATGGTCCCGGCGCCGGAGCGGGGGACCCGGGTGATCCTCGACATTCCGGTGCAGGCGCAGAAGTAA
- the nagB gene encoding glucosamine-6-phosphate deaminase: MEVVIVPDAAAGGELIAEAMAQLLRRKPDALLGVATGSTPLPIYQALTAKVRSGAVDTSRARVAQLDEYVGLPADHPESYRSVLRREVLEPLGIGMGSFLGPDGTAEDIQAACEAYDRALTEAGGVDLQLLGIGTDGHIGFNEPCSSLASRTRIKTLTEQTRVDNARFFDGDIDQVPHHVITQGIGTILEARHLVLLATGEGKADAVAATVEGPVAAVCPASALQLHRHATVVVDEAAASKLKLADYFRHTYANKPNWQGI; this comes from the coding sequence GTGGAAGTTGTCATCGTTCCGGACGCCGCGGCGGGCGGCGAGCTGATCGCCGAGGCCATGGCCCAGCTGCTGCGACGCAAGCCCGACGCCCTGCTCGGCGTGGCCACCGGCTCCACCCCGCTGCCCATCTACCAGGCACTGACCGCGAAGGTGCGCTCCGGCGCCGTCGACACCTCGCGGGCCCGTGTAGCCCAGCTCGACGAGTATGTGGGGCTGCCCGCAGACCATCCCGAGTCCTACCGCTCGGTGCTGCGCCGCGAGGTGCTGGAGCCGCTCGGCATCGGCATGGGCTCCTTCCTCGGCCCCGACGGCACCGCCGAGGACATCCAGGCGGCGTGCGAGGCGTACGACCGCGCGCTCACCGAGGCCGGCGGGGTGGACCTGCAGCTGCTCGGTATCGGCACGGACGGACACATCGGCTTCAACGAGCCCTGCTCGTCCCTCGCCTCACGCACCCGGATCAAGACACTGACCGAGCAGACCCGCGTCGACAACGCCCGCTTCTTCGACGGCGACATCGACCAGGTGCCGCACCACGTCATCACCCAGGGCATCGGCACCATCCTGGAGGCCCGGCACCTGGTGCTGCTGGCGACGGGCGAGGGCAAGGCGGACGCGGTCGCCGCGACCGTCGAGGGACCGGTCGCGGCCGTCTGCCCGGCCTCCGCACTCCAGCTGCACCGCCACGCCACGGTGGTCGTCGACGAGGCAGCCGCATCCAAACTGAAGCTGGCGGACTACTTCCGCCACACCTACGCCAACAAGCCGAACTGGCAGGGGATCTAG
- a CDS encoding ribonucleoside-diphosphate reductase subunit alpha: MTIAPADPASVGEVSELKTDGPGTALLRTLTELTSDLPDADPGRVAAAALRGRSARADEAELRELATEAAAGLISEDPAYSKLAARLLTLSIRAEAASQGVTSFTESVAVGHREGLIADRTAEFTRLHAARLDALVDRAADDRFGYFGLRTLHSRYLLRHPLTRKVIETPQHFMLRVASGLAEDDTPRSVDEVAALYGLMSRLDYLPSSPTLFNSGTRHPQMSSCYLLDSPLDELDSIYDRYHQVARLSKHAGGIGLSYSRIRSRGSLIRGTNGHSNGIVPFLKTLDASVAAVNQGGRRKGAAAVYLETWHSDIEEFLELRDNTGEDARRTHNLNLAHWIPDEFMRRVNADAQWSLFSPADVPELVDLWGEEFDAAYRKAEAAGLAKKTLPARELYGRMMRTLAQTGNGWMTFKDAANRTANQTALPGHVVHSSNLCTEILEVTDDGETAVCNLGSVNLGAFVDTVTGGLDWERLDETVRTAVTFLDRVVDINFYPTEQAGRSNAKWRPVGLGAMGLQDVFFKLRLPFDSPEAKALSTRIAERIMLAAYEASTDLAERSGPLPAWEKTRTAQGVLHPDHYGVELTWPERWEALRRRVAETGLRNSLLLAIAPTATIASIAGVYECIEPQVSNLFKRETLSGEFLQVNSYLVQDLKNLGVWDARTREALRDSGGSVQEFVWIPEEVRALYRTAWEIPQRGLIDMAAARTPFLDQSQSLNLFLETPTIGKLSSMYAYAWKSGLKTTYYLRSRPATRIARAAQAQAQTQTPIPAQAVADPDAVACSLENPESCEACQ; the protein is encoded by the coding sequence GTGACCATCGCGCCAGCAGATCCGGCTTCAGTCGGCGAAGTCAGCGAGCTGAAGACCGACGGTCCCGGTACCGCGCTGCTGCGGACCCTGACCGAGCTGACCTCCGACCTCCCCGACGCCGACCCCGGCCGGGTCGCCGCCGCCGCGCTGCGCGGCCGGTCCGCCCGTGCCGACGAGGCGGAGTTGCGCGAACTGGCCACCGAGGCCGCCGCCGGGCTCATCTCCGAGGACCCCGCCTACTCGAAGCTGGCCGCCCGGCTGCTGACCCTCTCCATCCGCGCCGAGGCCGCCTCGCAGGGCGTGACGTCCTTCACCGAGTCCGTCGCCGTCGGCCACCGCGAGGGCCTGATCGCCGACCGCACCGCGGAGTTCACGCGGCTCCACGCGGCCCGCCTCGACGCCCTGGTCGACCGGGCGGCCGACGACCGCTTCGGCTACTTCGGCCTGCGCACGCTGCACAGCCGCTATCTGCTGCGGCACCCCCTCACCCGCAAGGTCATCGAGACGCCCCAGCACTTCATGCTGCGGGTGGCGAGCGGCCTGGCCGAGGACGACACCCCTCGCTCCGTGGACGAAGTCGCCGCGCTCTACGGGCTCATGAGCCGCCTCGACTACCTCCCGTCCTCCCCCACGCTCTTCAACTCCGGCACGCGGCACCCCCAGATGTCGTCCTGCTACCTCCTCGACTCCCCGCTGGACGAGCTGGACTCCATCTACGACCGCTACCACCAGGTGGCCCGGCTCTCGAAACACGCCGGCGGCATCGGACTGTCGTACTCCCGGATCCGCAGCCGCGGTTCGCTGATCCGCGGCACCAACGGGCACTCCAACGGCATCGTCCCGTTCCTGAAGACCCTGGACGCCTCGGTGGCCGCGGTGAACCAGGGCGGCCGGCGCAAGGGCGCCGCGGCCGTCTACCTGGAGACCTGGCACTCCGACATCGAGGAGTTCCTGGAGCTGCGGGACAACACCGGTGAGGACGCCCGCCGTACGCACAACCTGAACCTCGCGCACTGGATCCCGGACGAGTTCATGCGCCGGGTGAACGCCGACGCGCAGTGGTCGCTGTTCTCCCCCGCCGACGTGCCGGAGCTGGTGGACCTGTGGGGCGAGGAGTTCGACGCCGCCTACCGCAAGGCCGAGGCGGCAGGTCTGGCGAAGAAGACCCTGCCGGCCCGTGAGCTGTACGGCCGGATGATGCGCACCCTCGCGCAGACCGGCAACGGCTGGATGACCTTCAAGGACGCCGCCAACCGCACCGCCAACCAGACGGCCTTGCCGGGGCATGTGGTCCACTCCTCCAACCTCTGCACGGAGATCCTGGAGGTCACGGACGACGGCGAGACGGCGGTCTGCAACCTGGGCTCCGTCAACCTGGGTGCCTTTGTCGACACAGTGACCGGCGGCCTCGACTGGGAGCGGCTGGACGAGACCGTCCGCACCGCCGTCACCTTCCTCGACCGCGTGGTGGACATCAACTTCTATCCGACCGAGCAGGCGGGCCGGTCGAACGCCAAGTGGCGCCCCGTCGGCCTCGGCGCGATGGGGCTGCAGGACGTCTTCTTCAAGTTGCGCCTGCCCTTCGACTCGCCGGAGGCCAAGGCCCTGTCCACGCGGATCGCCGAGCGCATCATGCTCGCCGCGTACGAGGCCTCCACCGACCTCGCCGAGCGCAGCGGCCCGCTGCCGGCCTGGGAGAAGACCCGTACGGCCCAGGGCGTGCTGCACCCCGACCACTACGGCGTCGAACTGACCTGGCCCGAGCGCTGGGAGGCGCTGCGCCGGCGTGTCGCCGAGACGGGCCTGCGCAACTCGCTGCTCCTCGCCATCGCCCCGACGGCCACCATCGCCTCCATCGCGGGCGTGTACGAGTGCATCGAGCCGCAGGTGTCGAACCTGTTCAAGCGCGAGACCCTGTCCGGTGAGTTCCTCCAGGTCAACTCCTACCTGGTGCAGGACCTGAAGAACCTCGGCGTGTGGGACGCGCGCACCCGCGAGGCGCTGCGCGACTCGGGCGGCTCCGTGCAGGAGTTCGTCTGGATCCCCGAGGAGGTGCGGGCCCTGTACCGCACCGCGTGGGAGATCCCGCAGCGCGGCCTGATCGACATGGCCGCCGCCCGCACCCCGTTCCTGGACCAGTCCCAGTCCCTGAACCTGTTCCTGGAGACGCCGACCATCGGCAAGCTCTCCTCGATGTACGCGTACGCCTGGAAGTCGGGCCTGAAGACGACGTACTACCTGCGCTCCCGCCCGGCGACCCGGATCGCCCGCGCCGCCCAGGCTCAGGCGCAGACCCAGACCCCCATCCCCGCGCAGGCGGTCGCCGACCCCGACGCCGTCGCCTGCTCCCTTGAGAACCCCGAGTCCTGCGAGGCCTGCCAGTAA
- a CDS encoding GntR family transcriptional regulator, whose protein sequence is MSTDVSSAENEAGTTVRTARVPKYYRLKKHLLDMTETQAPGTPVPPERTLAAEFDTSRTTVRQALQELVVEGRLERIQGKGTFVAKPKVSQALQLTSYTEDMRAQGLEPTSQLLDIGYITADDRLAGLLDISAGGRVLRIERLRMANGEPMAIETTHLSAKRFPALRRSLVKYTSLYTALAEVYDVHLAEAEETIETSLATPREAGLLGTDVGLPMLMLSRHSLDREGKPVEWVRSVYRGDRYKFVARLKRPAE, encoded by the coding sequence ATGAGCACCGACGTCAGCAGTGCGGAGAACGAGGCCGGGACGACCGTCCGTACGGCGCGCGTGCCCAAGTACTACCGCCTGAAGAAGCACCTGCTCGACATGACGGAGACGCAGGCTCCGGGCACGCCGGTCCCGCCCGAGCGCACGCTGGCCGCCGAGTTCGACACCTCCCGCACCACCGTCCGCCAGGCCCTGCAGGAGCTGGTCGTGGAGGGCCGGCTCGAGCGCATCCAGGGCAAGGGCACGTTCGTCGCCAAGCCCAAGGTCTCCCAGGCGCTCCAGCTCACGTCCTACACCGAGGACATGCGCGCCCAGGGTCTGGAGCCGACCTCGCAGCTGCTGGACATCGGGTACATCACGGCCGACGACCGGCTCGCCGGGCTGCTCGACATCAGCGCCGGCGGACGCGTGCTGCGCATCGAGCGGCTGCGCATGGCCAACGGCGAGCCGATGGCGATCGAGACCACGCATCTGAGCGCCAAGCGCTTCCCTGCCCTGCGCCGCTCCCTGGTGAAGTACACGTCCCTCTACACCGCCCTCGCCGAGGTCTACGACGTCCACCTCGCCGAGGCCGAGGAGACCATCGAGACCTCGCTGGCCACCCCGCGCGAGGCGGGCCTGCTCGGCACCGACGTGGGCCTGCCGATGCTGATGCTCTCCCGGCACTCCCTGGACCGCGAGGGCAAGCCGGTGGAGTGGGTGCGGTCCGTGTACCGGGGGGACCGCTACAAGTTCGTGGCGCGACTGAAGCGGCCCGCCGAGTAA